Genomic DNA from Cydia strobilella chromosome 19, ilCydStro3.1, whole genome shotgun sequence:
atttaagtaaaaaCAACGGTAAACACATTTAtcgattattttttaattaagaatccccggcaagctcggccgaattgcaccttttcatacaaacgtagtgccgctctcattttaaaactacgtgttggattgtaatgaaactttgcacatacaattacatgaggtatatctaggtctgtaattagtttatatagctccagtttataaaacaaacgaaatagagcaaaaacaagttttgtatgaaaaacttaaattcgctgtatttttttaactatggtatctgaagctacataaaccaaTTACAGGCATatgtaccttatcctattggaagtacaaagtttcagagcaatctagctagtcgttttaaaatgagagcggaactacgtttgtatggagaaccgagcttgtgaCAAGCCTAACCAAAAGGCACTTGAAGGAACTGTCATTGTAACTATCATTCGACGATTTTGACGCGAGAGTTATAGCaaagggcggacacgctatacatcaaaaaccacttgcgtttctatgtgtgaacggcacgtctgtacacgcgtcatgcgttatAGTTTGAGTACTGAATAAGTTGCttgaaaatagtactgagcggccggcaaacggccgtcaatctgctgtcgcggggtcattcgagtcggggcggtgCGGTGCGtatggccgttctgtatgataataccttattctgtggttatagAATAGGAAATTCATTTTACAAAATGACACAAACGCCATCTATGGTGAATTATAGTAACTTTCCCGCATAATGGCCGTGCCTCAGCACCGTAAAGATGCATTCTGCAGATCTACAATGCACCGGACGTGCGTTGTACGCATGCGTATTATATGCAAATGTTTTCAGTCAGGGTTCACATCGTCGCGGACGTTTgctgtgtttattttaaaaggtgCTAAAATGGTCGGGGTCGGATGTGAGGAATTCCAATGGAGTGGAGAGTAGAATGTAACGTTTTTATTAGAAGTTGCGTTAAATTTTTGCTATTTGTAAGGTACAGGTGTTTTTGGCGTTTTATGACTAAAGTTATCTAGTATCCACATTAGCGGAAGTATTTTATAAATCAATTGCCTAAAATTTACTAGACTAGGTAGAGTAAGTAGATATTTGGTGGTTATAGTAAATTTGTGCTTCACTAGAAGATTGGTAGAATTCAACTGACAGActggtagaaattaaataaggtGTATTATCATTTTCAGCAAACGTTTTTTTTCTCGTCAGCTGTAACTTGGGTTTTAAAAAGACCAAATTTTATAGCCATTAGTTGCAGTCTTGCAGATTGCTTTTTGCTGTGTTCATTCGTTCAGTTATTTTACAGTTGACACGTATGTAGTAGAAATAGTCCAAATACCTACTCCTTATACTTGTAGtggtaataataactaaataataataactccacggccgacttcggccacggcgactgatGTTCCACGAAAAttcgtataataatattatatattatactatacatTAAACTTATTATACCATACCATTGGATAGACTGTAGTCAAATATTTacctgtaaacaaaaaaatataaattagaatTCCGTTGTAGTTTACTTAGGAAAAATGTAGGGTATAACAAttctatttataataattagcaATTGTTTCATTTTGAAACGGTAACAAAAAACGTTATTACCCGGTAAATACCTGTTGttgttattgtaataaaaaaaaatctaagtagGTAGTTACTGCAAGAATTACCACGAACATTGCGGAGGTCGAGATCAGCGAACGATTTTTATAATTGGAATCCGAAatttataaaaccggccaagtgcgagtcggactcgcgcacgaagggttccgtcttccgtccgtaccattacggaaaaaaacagcaaaaaaatcacgtttgttgtattggagtgggagccccatttaaatatctatattattctgtttttagtatttgttgttatagcggcaacagaaatacatcatctgtgaaaatttcaactgtctagctatcacagttcatgagatacagcctggtgacagacagacagatggacggacagaaggacagcggagtcttagtaatagggtcccgtttttaccctttgggcacggaaccctaaaaagaaaacgTGCAATtcgaaaacattaaaaaatcgcGTTCGCGCCTGTTGCCGGTTGGAAGTGGGTCGACGCGGCAACGTCGCATAGCGGTACCGGTGCGGAGCGGCAACAGCGCGCTGCCAGCTCGATACCTACATTATTGATGTGGTTAGAAGTCTGGCAACGTCGTGTTCGGATATTTTTGATTGCTAACAACATTAATGCCGGTATTTGTAGATCAGACGGcgaatgttttcttttattatgaCGATTGTTCGTTTATAGTGCAGATAATGTATGTGAAGTCATAAAACAAAGAACTCGGTATCTCGACGCTATGATTAAGATGTTTAGTTTGTAGCACAAACTATTGGTTTGTAGACTGTAGGTAATTTGCCAAGCAAGATTAAATGTAACAGTCAATGGTTTTGTGGTTTTTCTTGCTTACCTTAAATAAATTACATCTGGTCTGGTCATTATCATAAGAAATTTTTCGTTAcacaggtaggtacctattaacttGGAATCTGATTTAAGTTGTTCGTGGAAGGAATACCaacctactgtaaaaaaaaaggtaatctACCTACATAATTAAGTAACGTCGAAATCATAAGTATGTTATGaatataaaactcccgtgagaaacatattcgacttaataatacgtgagtgacccgtttaaaaataatctaatatgttaaGAATAGTTtgctcagtcacccgttgaccacgaacgctgtaaagggttcgaaacgtcgggatgtattataaattcaatatacgcgatatatataattcgttttcatagttttatttcaatagtttGCCTGTTATGTAGTACATAGGTACTACATAACCATAAAGAAGATGATATACCTGCCTAGTGCCCTACCTATGTAGGTGACAAAATAGATAACACGCGTAGATTATATATgtagataatatatattatatgtataagtgtATGTACttaccattcataagtgcttgttgctagccCTACATGAACAGTATACATATTTGAACTTGAATATATTCTTAAATCAATTTTATTCTGTCGTAGTCAAAATTTCCAATGCCCTTATATAACGGACTCAATTTTATGCTCTGCattaaaataaatgtccttTAAACAAACACTTTTTGAAATTACTAGTTTTAGTTGCTTTAACAACTTGGCGTTACTAGTTAATTTTTAAGTCTTTTTAGAAAAAGTCCCAGGAATTTAGGataaaggtacctacttattaggtAAGCAGATGTatgtaaccaaagatagatataactccgtaatagatggaaacgtgcctcgaaaatcaagaaaatttgattctcgatcagagggcgctagctttggcctactgtcgtacagatgacgttgacggtttggtttgttattgaacaattttaacgtatatcagtgaaagaacatgggtcaaaatcataaaaataattaatgcgaataaaaaaaatcatttatccatattcaaatacattttatcgtatttttataaatcttcatttttagttttagagtgtgtcgatagatggcaatgaatttactgtggtgacaaaatttactatgacagtaccgctctagtataagttactctatgatgtaaCTAAATAATCTAAATATAGATTTTTATGATCAATCGAGGATCCACtacttaatagtttttttaaattataaacctaTAATAAGttcttcaatcaatcaatcaatatcatttttatttttttttattacaaggagataaaacagaagcatacaagtgaagaacaatatagacagaatatacataactattatagattatgttgtttccttaagcatatctcaccgagaacgtaagtggtggtggtggtggtggtggtggtggttgtgGTATTGGTGGTGGTATTTGCAAGAAATTTAGTCCTCCTCTCTAGTTCCTTCCTCTAATAACTTAAAAAGTTGgtttatatatatcgttaataatataatgcctaagtgtaaggcctgagtggacgctcgaagcggagcgttcggcggggcgtgcagcgtggcgtcggactcacaagtgatgtgagcagcgtgcactaaggccgctcctttgctccgtttgcatttgtttaacatgcacgccgcacgacccgccccgctgcacgcccaactcgagcgtccactcaggccttacactaaggggGGACCGCTTCATGCGATAGTCCCTAGGTAATTTGCTATGCGGAATGCATTTGCCTGACCTACGACACCTAAATTATGTAGTTGCACAATGCAACGTTATGTAATTATAGTTTAATAGTCCAAAGGCAGTGTTGTAAGTTGTAAACATAGTCAtcgttatcatcatcatatcatgtCTGTAAAAAACCTATTGTCCTCCCCAAATGATTGAAATAATATTAGGTCCGTTCGTTAGGCTATCAGCCTATCACTACGCTACACGTACACACTACACATACACATGTAAACCTATTTTTAAACATTCGTGCGACGTTTCGTAGTctagtgccctgtttatcaaaagcttgtagcttgtaatacaagtggaagtccctttctatcaaaagctgtcaaaaagtgagttccgcttgtattacaagctacaagcttttgataaacagggcactggtcTCCAATTTCAAGCACAAAAGACAGCGCAAATGACGAAGAATTCACAAGATAAATCGCGAATCGTAAAATTCATCGGATTTACAAATCCCTGCATTTCTAACAACAACATCGCCTTTGCGTTTCTTACttaaaaagtaataaacaaATCTAAGCATTTGGAAAGATAGCAACACTGAAAAGGCGTTCCGAATTTGTAATTCGAACCGGACGCCATTACTGCTCCGTGGAAAAGGAAAATAACGACTCGCGTTACTTGAGTTGAGAACGTTTaggaactataaaataaaataggaaaGGGAAGATTTGGTGAGCTCGTTtggttagacttatattgaccgggatatatattttgacgcagttacatgcatcttgttcacgggcaCAGAAAACCGCCTGTGGTGTGTGGTGGTCTGTGTTCTCGGgtaaactgaagatagcgggtgggtgtcaaagttgtgtagaccgcgctcggtctaccctcattcttgcgcgtcggctgcgttcgctttcaacgttaccatcgcaTTTTCGTTTCgttatcacggtctatatcccggtcaatatatgtctagtgaaactaaccgtgaatcattcaaaactcttattagCTTGtttggtaataaataataaatagttatttgtacttatctataacaaaaaataacaaaccaGACattgaaaatcaaaatttcgttatctggcTCTCTATCTCTCAAATAACGAAACAAACTTTGTTATCTGTGTTGCGAAAACgaaatttcgaatttcgatgtaggtactaggtactccTATACTCGTCTCGTAGGCATGCATGTCCGAAATCTTGTCATACTATGTATTAGTTATAGATACCGTGGTACTTATTTATTAGGATGTGAATAGTTAACGGGTTAGCCAGATAAACACTTGAAACTTGAAAGAAAGGAAAGAAAAcccttttttgccagactaaaATTGAACAAATAAAACCTTTAAAACTCTACTAAACTGCAACACTATCGgccattatttttgtgtaagtgTGACGTACTTAACTACTTAGGTAATTCAATTTTATACCGCAAGTTTCGTTCTTTGGCCAGATTTTAGTAGTCATGCGACTGCAACTAAAATTTCGACTACGCATAACTTTAGTATAAGTATTGATATTCCCTGGAATAACAAAGTAACAAGTCAAACTTTTTGTGTACTTAAACAAAAAACCTAGAACTGGGAACAACTGAAAGCACCGACTAAACGCACCGAAATCAATTCGACTCCGCTCCGCTGCGATTATCGTGGCCATGCGCAGAGCGCAGTCGCGCGTCAGTCGCACACCCGGCCGCGGACGCGATTGTCGCGTCACAAAAACGCACGATAAAAACATGTTGATTGTCGTTGACATCCCACGATTTAGAAAAAAGTAATGGATATTTTGTTTTGAACCTTAATTTTAGTTAGTGAGAATTCATTTTGCTTTCAATGTCGAAATAAACTAACTTTTATAATCAAAGGGCGTTCGTACTCTGTGTATTCTAGAAGCgattaaatgtaaatttacataataaacttGTTTATAAGGACTATAAAGATGTATGAGTTCGAACATTTGAATCCGAGTCGATTGATAGAAGAGGTGAAGGCTAGGCCTGCTTTGTATAAGTCGGATCTACCGGCCGATAGGGAAGAAAAGTTAGCGCTATGGAAGCAAGTGGGGGCTGCCCTGTTTCAAGATTGGGAGAGTTACAGCAAGGCGATGGCTTATGATAGAGGTGTGTGTGAAAATTTTGAACGCTCGCAAGATTGTAAGAAATATTCGTAGTCAAAACTTTACTCGTTTGGCTTGGAATATTTCTTACAATTTGCAATAGTTAAATCACATTCATTAGGTATAATGCCAGTTCTAACTTCTGCATATGTAGGTAGAGATACCTGCCTAGGTTACTAATATCATTAGAAAGTATTCCTTACCAAGGTAAGCAATTAGGAGACGAGAAAAAAAGCattcaaatgaaaataaaagcCTATTGAAATATACATAACCCTCACAAAGTTCAATGTCCGTTATAAAGGACAACCCGTAAAAGTAATTTACAAAATGGGCACAAGGATTCCGTAAAAACCATTAGGCAGTCACTGGGCAAGAAATAACAAATGGTTTTTGCTTTACAGGTAATTTCGTTAAAGACGTACCGACGCGCGACGTATGTTTTAGGAAACTCATTCAACTGTGTAACTTATTTTAAAGCATTATATGGCAggtttaaaattagttttctaatgtaCACTCAGAATCATTAATATTGGATGAAACTACACGTCAAAAGTATCTCTCTCTAATAGCTTTACAGAAAGGAATGTTTCTAGTAAAATTAGGTATATAGTGTGCAAGATACTATTAACCGCGAACGTACCTATCGATGTTGGCTGTGGCGCCTGTGACGCCTGTAACATACGGTGGTTATGCTTTAGTGGGGCAGAACGATGAAAGTGACAAAGAGCACGTGCGCTGGTGACCCGGTTTTTGTTTATCGCAAGTATGGGAACGATTTTGATTGATATCGGTGACGCATACTCGCGGCTGATAAGCCGATAACTGTAGGATTGGAACTTTACTCATTTCGTGTGGTTTTGTTCTGCTCTAGGTTTACACATGAACATTATTCTTGTTTCTGATATTGTTTACTATAAATGgaagtattatttaaaataaatgttgtttcTGGCCTAAAACGATGTAAAACGACTAATTAATAGTTGGCACTAAGTGTATCGCAGAAGCAACTGTCtactaataattaaaatgtctgttgTATGTCTACATAAAatctataagtaggtactaaattaTACTCTTGATAACTataaacatataatttattcGTCACATGCGATGTGATCTCTTCGAGACAGCATTTTGCATAACAAATTCTTGTTTTTGCTATACACTATAATTTTTACATGTCGTTGTTAATATAAAAGATAAGATACCTCCTAAGATAGGCCTTTTATCATTTTGATTGCCACTGACCAGACGAGTCATAATAAAATGCTAAAGTATTCCTGCGATTACAATACGGGCCAACGGAAACTCAATTTAAAACCGGCTTCAGAACCGGCCGGGGGCTGTTAAACAACCCCTAAAGATAAAAAGAATACTTAGAGGTTAATTTCTTGCCTTCGTTAAGGAAAACATGTAGAAATCAGCATGAAGTAAAATTATGGTTAAAACGTTCGTAGGCGTAAATGAATGTGTAATTATTTGGTTAATCATGCGATAGAAaaactgcattaattttatGGCCGTTTGAAGAATGGTAGGTTAGAGTTGCATCAAAAAACTAGAACTGGATATAAGAAGGAGCGGCAAGACGTCTTTTGTATTATTCATGCCAACATTGTGACTGTAATTGTCCTATATGTAGtactaactactactactattactatttattGCAGTGTTGCAGCTTCAGAAAAAATGGCGGTCGCTGCGCGACGCGTACAACCGCGAGCTGCGGGCTCGGAAGACAGGTGTGCGCATCAACGCGAGAGTGTACATGCACTTCAAACGAATGAGCTTCCTCGGGGGATTCGAGGGCGAGCTCAGCGAAGAGTAAGTTTTAGACCCGAGTAAGTGTACATACATGCATGACTCAACCTTCGCGTTATATGACATTCTAGTATCAGTGTGAAATGTTACGTAAACTTATATCCCGTCTGTCTAGTCAAATGCACTATAAAAATACTGCTTAGAACTTCAAGGACAATAAAAAGTAGTTATATGTTCAAGATTGTATAATTAGACTACAAATACACGTCAAaacttaaaatctaaaacacaaacgtatgcacataaaagaaaaaagtagttTGACATATCAGAAAGTAACATCCAAAGTGAAATACCGACGGTATCATACCGCCTTAGTGTTAAACCAAGAATGTCCATTTCAATGGACATTTGAAAACATTCTATATATACCTTCCTCAGAGACGAGGTCGAAGAAGACGAGCCACTACCAATCAAGGTCAAGAAGCCCCGCGCCAAGAAACGTAAAGCCAAAGAATCCTCATCAGAGAACGAAGGGCCAGCTGAAGAGTTAGAGATGCCGTTACCCGTCTTCTCTCCGTTGGAGACTGGGGAGGACAGCGATAAATTGTTCCTGCTGTCGTTCCTGCCGGAGATGCGGCAGCTGCCGCCGAAGATTAAGATGTGGGCTAGAGCGCGGATCGCGAGGATTATGCAGGTTGGAAACGCTAcagtttaatgtttaaattaagcaatATTTTAATGTTGTTGATGTGAATTGTGACTGACCTGTCTTGGTCGTAGATTAGTGAGACGAACTGTCAGACGGTGGAGCCAGTTTAGTTTTCAAACTCTTGATCCGTACTTAAGTTACATTCGGAGAACGCGATTCGCCTGAGCGATCTTATTAAAGGCACATCTTCACTTTACAGTGCTCTACTTTGTACTTTAGCGtgctagtatttttattattatgccaATGAATAaacctataaataattttataatcgcACACGATCGCGTGCATATAGCAATTTGCTGTACTGATGAACTACTTAATATTTGATCTGTTTACAAAGTGTCAAGTGGCGCAATGGTATAGTTACTTTAGTATTCATAAGAAATGTTGTTTTACAGGAAGCCGTTTCAAGCCAGTACAACGGGTCAGGTGTCAGTACACAAGCAGAATCAGATATAAAGTTGACGCGAAGCGAGAGCGACGAATAGTCAttagttataagttataaatcaattacttaattagttattattaaGTTCACATTGTTAAGACAGAGaattaaatgatattttgcTTACAGCctcatgtttattttaattaaattatctcTTTTTTTTAGTTAGCCTAGTTTAGTGTCAGTCTCGAGAGAATGACAGGCGATAGGGCAGCAAAAAGGGCCTACGTTGGACGCCACATAGGTCGACGCCCAGCAGGTCGTCCtaagtaccgctggagagaccaaGTTGAGAAAGATCTACGCGCCCTGCAAGCAGAAAACTGGGAGGAGATCGCACAAAACAGGGCGTGTTGGCGCCAActcgtatcggaggccaagactcacttcgggtcgctgagccagcggagTTAGTTAGTTTAGTGTCAGGCAAAGGCCTACCCTCCTTTTCTCCACTCAACCCTGTTGTTTGTACTTTCCCACCAATCCGGATAAAAAGCACCCAAGTcttcccgccatctccgtttcggtctgcctgaactGAACCCCGGATTTTATCTcataaaaaggtattttttattatatttacaaaaaacacgTTTAATGTCAATGCCAactaatagaataaaaaatgtcCGTTATAACAT
This window encodes:
- the LOC134749869 gene encoding uncharacterized protein LOC134749869, which gives rise to MYEFEHLNPSRLIEEVKARPALYKSDLPADREEKLALWKQVGAALFQDWESYSKAMAYDRVLQLQKKWRSLRDAYNRELRARKTGVRINARVYMHFKRMSFLGGFEGELSEEDEVEEDEPLPIKVKKPRAKKRKAKESSSENEGPAEELEMPLPVFSPLETGEDSDKLFLLSFLPEMRQLPPKIKMWARARIARIMQEAVSSQYNGSGVSTQAESDIKLTRSESDE